DNA sequence from the Selenomonas timonae genome:
CATACGAACTCAGCGCCGCCGGCATGGACGTCACCCTCATCTGTGACAACATGGCATCAACTGTCATGAAAAACGGCTGGATTGACGCCGTATTCGTCGGCTGCGACCGCGTTGCCGCCAACGGCGACGTCGCCAACAAAATCGGCACCTCAGGTGTCGCCATCCTCGCCAAACACTACGGCATTCCCTTCTACGTCTGTGCTCCCAGTTCCACCATCGACATGAACACCCCAACCGGCAAGGACATCCACATCGAACAGCGCGCACCGAAGGAAGTCACCGACATGTGGTACAAGGAGCGCATGGCGCCGAAGGACGTGAACGTCTACAACCCCGCGTTTGATGTCACAGATCATGAGCTGATTACGGCGATTGTGACGGAGGAGGGAGTCGTGAGCGATCTCGAACACCTTACCTCCAACAAAATCTAGCCGTTACTTTGATTTGCAAAGAGCTATTGTGGGAAGTCTTTTTAACTCGTGCAACAGCTCTGTTATGCTTTTTTACACATTCACATCCATAAGCCACTGATTTATCCTTCGATCCAGCACTTCCAAGAGATCAGCATACCGTTCCCTCACCTCATGATAAATATCCCGCGCCACATTCTCATCATAGGTATGCGATGATAGATTACGCTTCTCCATCATATCCAGCCACTCTTCAGCATCCGAAATCAGCCCCTGCTTCCATCCTTCTCGGATGCTGCTGCGCGGACTGTTTGCCTCGATACCTTCATACTCCAAAACTGCCTTCATCAACTTCCACGCAAGCTCAAAACAAAATTCAAAACGCTGAATCGTTGCATCCAAATACATATCATCCAGATCGGCTTCTTTTTTCAGCGCTGTCTGCAATCGCAATAATGCCCGATGATAATCTTCCGCTTTCAGGCGAATCCGCTCCACTGTCATAACACTTCTCCCTGCCTCCACACAAAAAAGGAGTTTTCCCCCTCGATCAATTGCATCTCGCAGCTTTTCATTCGTTTGGTGATCGTAAAAAACAATATCGAATGTATAGGGTAAATTGCTCTGCTCAAATTCCTCTAACAAGGTGCTTCTTATGTCTTGATCGTTTTCTATCGCTAAATCGACATCGGATGTCACACGGTAATCTCCACGTGCCCTTGAACCAAAAAGCCTAACCTGGTGGATCTGATCGCGATGCCGATCTAAGATATGATAGATTTGCTTCCATTGTGCACTCGTTAATCCATACACATCTTATCACTCCAATCGGACAATTTCAGTATTGTATATATTCTCTCTGTAAAACAAATCACCTTCTCCACAGAAGCATGCCAAGCAAAAACGACAGTACCGTATTCTAGTGTGAGGTAGAATACGGTACTGCCATTTAGTTTACAGATTCTCTTTATACCACTGGATCGCTTCCTTGATCCCCTTCTCGAAATCATACTCCGGCGCATAGCCGAGATTCTTACAGATCTTCGAGATGTCCGCCCCGCTGTGGCGAATATCTCCCTTGCGCTCCGGACCGAAGATCGGCTTTAGATCTTTGCCGAACAAGTCACTGAGCACCGCATACATCTCGTTCAGACTCGAGCGCTTGCCCGCCGCGACATTATAGGCCTCGCCCGCTGCCTCATGCGATGCAACGCACGCGAGGAGATTCGCCTGAACAACATCCTCCACATAGACGAAATCACGCGACTGCTCCCCGTCGCCGTTGATCGTTGGCGGCTCATCGCGCAGCAGACACTCGATGAACTTCGGAATCACCGCCGCATACGCACCATTCGGATCCTGACGTCGTCCGTAGACATTGAAGTACCGCATTCCATAGCAGTCGAGGCCGTAGTGCATCGTGTACTGATGCGCGTACTCCTCCGCTACAAACTTCGTCACCGCATACGTCGAGAGACGATTGCCGACAGTCTCCTCCTGCTTCGGCATCGTCTCGTCATCGCCGTAGACCGCAGCGCTTGATGCGTAGGTGAACTTCTTCACGCCATTTTTCGCCGCCGCCTCCATCATGTTGACCGTACCCACAATATTCGTCAGCGTATACTCCACCGGCTGCTCGATACTCTCCGGCACACTCACCGCCGCCGCCTGATGCAGCACATAGTCCACGCCCTCGCACACACGATTGCAGAGCTCCGCATCCCTGATATCCCCCTCCACGAACTCAAACTTCGGATTCTCCCGAAATCCTGCAATATTCTTCGAATACCCCGTCGACAGATTATCGAGCACGCGAACCCTATGCCCCATATTGAGCAGCGCTTCGGCTAGATTTGAGCCGATAAAGCCCGCGCCTCCTGTGACAAGAAATAAACTGTTGTTTGGAAATTGAATGGTATGATAGTTCATAATGCCTCCCACATAACAATAAAACGATTTGTTCTGAATTTCGCTCTAAATCATCCTCGCTTCCCTAAATGTCTATTCTATCAATAATTCCTTAAAACCTCACGTCCGCTTAACAGAAGCCTTTCTGCCCCTCGTCTCTATGGAAGCCGAATCCCGTGTTCCTCTGCCATCTGTCGAATAACAGACTCCGGAAGTTCTGCCATCTGTGCCACTGTCGCAATCGGTGTTCCCGCACGAACCATGTTCATCGCCATCTGCGCAATTCCAAGTTGACGCCCTTCAGCACGCCCTTCAGCACGCCCTTCAACCAGACCTTCACGGCGTCCCTGCCTGATCCCTCGCTGCAGCCCTTGCTTTATACCTTGCTCTACGCCCTCCAATCTCCCCCGCTTCCACGAACCTTCCATATCACTCACATAGTCATGCTCATACTTTTCTCTCAGTTCATACTTGCGCCTCTGTCCCGCGTCCCGCATGAATGCTTCGATCCTGTCCCACGCCGTGTTGATTGCCGTCTCACTCATCGCGATCGCCTCCATTGCCGCAACCACTTAAACGTTCGTTCCCTTGTGAGAAATTTGTCAACTGTTCTTGACAATATCAAACCCGACCTC
Encoded proteins:
- a CDS encoding RpnC/YadD family protein → MSETAINTAWDRIEAFMRDAGQRRKYELREKYEHDYVSDMEGSWKRGRLEGVEQGIKQGLQRGIRQGRREGLVEGRAEGRAEGRQLGIAQMAMNMVRAGTPIATVAQMAELPESVIRQMAEEHGIRLP
- a CDS encoding SDR family oxidoreductase, producing the protein MNYHTIQFPNNSLFLVTGGAGFIGSNLAEALLNMGHRVRVLDNLSTGYSKNIAGFRENPKFEFVEGDIRDAELCNRVCEGVDYVLHQAAAVSVPESIEQPVEYTLTNIVGTVNMMEAAAKNGVKKFTYASSAAVYGDDETMPKQEETVGNRLSTYAVTKFVAEEYAHQYTMHYGLDCYGMRYFNVYGRRQDPNGAYAAVIPKFIECLLRDEPPTINGDGEQSRDFVYVEDVVQANLLACVASHEAAGEAYNVAAGKRSSLNEMYAVLSDLFGKDLKPIFGPERKGDIRHSGADISKICKNLGYAPEYDFEKGIKEAIQWYKENL
- a CDS encoding HI0074 family nucleotidyltransferase substrate-binding subunit, which produces MYGLTSAQWKQIYHILDRHRDQIHQVRLFGSRARGDYRVTSDVDLAIENDQDIRSTLLEEFEQSNLPYTFDIVFYDHQTNEKLRDAIDRGGKLLFCVEAGRSVMTVERIRLKAEDYHRALLRLQTALKKEADLDDMYLDATIQRFEFCFELAWKLMKAVLEYEGIEANSPRSSIREGWKQGLISDAEEWLDMMEKRNLSSHTYDENVARDIYHEVRERYADLLEVLDRRINQWLMDVNV